The following proteins are co-located in the Apium graveolens cultivar Ventura chromosome 5, ASM990537v1, whole genome shotgun sequence genome:
- the LOC141661920 gene encoding formamidopyrimidine-DNA glycosylase isoform X3 has translation MPELPEVEAARRAIEDNCIGKKIIRALIADDSKVIDAVSPADFQSSLVGKTIVAAHRKGKNMWLQLNSPPFPTFQFGMAGAIYIKGVAVTKYKRSAVNDTDEWPSKYSKVFMELDDGLELSFTDKRRFAKVRLLENPISVLPISELGPDALFEPMTAEDFFKSISSKKIGIKALLLDQSFISGIGNWIADEVLYQARIHPLQSSASISKESCGALHQSIKEVIRCAVEVDADCSRFPNQWLFHFRWGKKPGKISG, from the exons ATGCCAGAGCTTCCAGAAGTAGAAGCCGCTCGAAGAGCCATAGAAGACAACTGTATCGGCAAGAAGATAATCCGAGCTCTCATCGCCGACGATTCGAAAGTCATCGACGCCGTTTCTCCGGCCGATTTCCAGTCCTCTCTCGTCGGAAAAACAATCGTCGCCGCTCATCGCAAAGGCAAAAACATGTGGCTCCAGCTCAATTCGCCTCCTTTTCCTACTTTTCAATTCG GTATGGCTGGAGCTATATATATTAAAGGAGTTGCTGTTACTAAATATAAGAg GTCTGCTGTAAATGACACTGATGAGTGGCCTTCCAAATATTCCAAGGTTTTTATGGAA CTTGATGATGGTTTGGAGCTATCATTTACTGATAAGAGGCGATTTGCAAAAGTTCGCTTACTCGAAAAC CCAATCTCTGTGCTCCCTATATCTGAGCTTGGTCCAGATGCACTATTTGAACCTATGACAGCTGAAGACTTCTTCAAATCTATTAGCAGTAAAAAGATCGGAATTAAAGCTCTCTTACTTGACCAG AGTTTCATTTCAGGTATTGGAAACTGGATTGCTGATGAAGTATTATACCAA GCAAGAATTCATCCACTTCAAAGTAGTGCAAGCATATCGAAAGAAAGTTGTGGTGCATTGCACCAGTCAATTAAAGAG GTTATTCGGTGTGCGGTTGAAGTTGATGCTGACTGTAGCCGGTTTCCGAATCAATGGTTGTTTCATTTTCGATGGGGCAAAAAACCTGGAAAAATAAGTGGTTAG
- the LOC141661920 gene encoding formamidopyrimidine-DNA glycosylase isoform X1, which produces MPELPEVEAARRAIEDNCIGKKIIRALIADDSKVIDAVSPADFQSSLVGKTIVAAHRKGKNMWLQLNSPPFPTFQFGMAGAIYIKGVAVTKYKRSAVNDTDEWPSKYSKVFMELDDGLELSFTDKRRFAKVRLLENPISVLPISELGPDALFEPMTAEDFFKSISSKKIGIKALLLDQSFISGIGNWIADEVLYQARIHPLQSSASISKESCGALHQSIKEVIEKAVEVGADNSQFPSGWIFHSREKRPGKAFVDGKKIEFINAGGRTSAFVPELQKLPESQAAKAPVRSRKISKKDKEDVDDDDDDDDSDGPEEHVQEDDVKHVKLKGKNTSKQGKKPPAKDKNPSTKVKPQESEKIVDQVKKTRGGKKPPVKRKPKESDDEHDDDHVDSDDDKEDQEIIKEKHSKGKNQTGKTGKQPKKRAR; this is translated from the exons ATGCCAGAGCTTCCAGAAGTAGAAGCCGCTCGAAGAGCCATAGAAGACAACTGTATCGGCAAGAAGATAATCCGAGCTCTCATCGCCGACGATTCGAAAGTCATCGACGCCGTTTCTCCGGCCGATTTCCAGTCCTCTCTCGTCGGAAAAACAATCGTCGCCGCTCATCGCAAAGGCAAAAACATGTGGCTCCAGCTCAATTCGCCTCCTTTTCCTACTTTTCAATTCG GTATGGCTGGAGCTATATATATTAAAGGAGTTGCTGTTACTAAATATAAGAg GTCTGCTGTAAATGACACTGATGAGTGGCCTTCCAAATATTCCAAGGTTTTTATGGAA CTTGATGATGGTTTGGAGCTATCATTTACTGATAAGAGGCGATTTGCAAAAGTTCGCTTACTCGAAAAC CCAATCTCTGTGCTCCCTATATCTGAGCTTGGTCCAGATGCACTATTTGAACCTATGACAGCTGAAGACTTCTTCAAATCTATTAGCAGTAAAAAGATCGGAATTAAAGCTCTCTTACTTGACCAG AGTTTCATTTCAGGTATTGGAAACTGGATTGCTGATGAAGTATTATACCAA GCAAGAATTCATCCACTTCAAAGTAGTGCAAGCATATCGAAAGAAAGTTGTGGTGCATTGCACCAGTCAATTAAAGAG GTTATTGAAAAAGCTGTTGAAGTTGGGGCTGATAACAGTCAGTTTCCAAGTGGCTGGATATTTCATTCTCGTGAAAAAAGGCCTGGCAAAGCTTTTGTTGATG GGAAGAAAATCGAATTCATCAATGCTGGAGGCAGG ACATCAGCTTTTGTACCTGAATTACAAAAACTACCTGAAAGTCAAGCTGCTAAAGCACCAGTAAGATCTCGTAAAATCTCCAAGAAAGATAAGGAGGatgttgatgatgatgatgatgacgatgACAGTGATGGTCCTGAAGAACATGTTCAGGAGGACGACGTAAAACATGTGAAGCTGAAAGGAAAAAACACTTCGAAGCAAGGCAAAAAGCCTCCTGCAAAGGATAAGAATCCTTCAACTAAAGTAAAACCTCAGGAAAGTGAAAAGATTGTAGACCAGGTAAAGAAAACCCGAGGTGGTAAGAAACCACCTGTAAAAAGGAAGCCCAAGGAAAGTGATGATGAGCATGATGATGATCATGTTGATAGTGATGATGACAAGGAGGATCAAGAGATCATCAAGGAAAAACATAGCAAGGGGAAGAATCAAACAGGCAAAACGGGCAAGCAGCCAAAGAAGAGAGCAAGATAG
- the LOC141661920 gene encoding formamidopyrimidine-DNA glycosylase isoform X2, whose amino-acid sequence MPELPEVEAARRAIEDNCIGKKIIRALIADDSKVIDAVSPADFQSSLVGKTIVAAHRKGKNMWLQLNSPPFPTFQFGMAGAIYIKGVAVTKYKRSAVNDTDEWPSKYSKVFMELDDGLELSFTDKRRFAKVRLLENPISVLPISELGPDALFEPMTAEDFFKSISSKKIGIKALLLDQSFISGIGNWIADEVLYQARIHPLQSSASISKESCGALHQSIKEVIRCAVEVDADCSRFPNQWLFHFRWGKKPGKISGKKIEFINAGGRTSAFVPELQKLPESQAAKAPVRSRKISKKDKEDVDDDDDDDDSDGPEEHVQEDDVKHVKLKGKNTSKQGKKPPAKDKNPSTKVKPQESEKIVDQVKKTRGGKKPPVKRKPKESDDEHDDDHVDSDDDKEDQEIIKEKHSKGKNQTGKTGKQPKKRAR is encoded by the exons ATGCCAGAGCTTCCAGAAGTAGAAGCCGCTCGAAGAGCCATAGAAGACAACTGTATCGGCAAGAAGATAATCCGAGCTCTCATCGCCGACGATTCGAAAGTCATCGACGCCGTTTCTCCGGCCGATTTCCAGTCCTCTCTCGTCGGAAAAACAATCGTCGCCGCTCATCGCAAAGGCAAAAACATGTGGCTCCAGCTCAATTCGCCTCCTTTTCCTACTTTTCAATTCG GTATGGCTGGAGCTATATATATTAAAGGAGTTGCTGTTACTAAATATAAGAg GTCTGCTGTAAATGACACTGATGAGTGGCCTTCCAAATATTCCAAGGTTTTTATGGAA CTTGATGATGGTTTGGAGCTATCATTTACTGATAAGAGGCGATTTGCAAAAGTTCGCTTACTCGAAAAC CCAATCTCTGTGCTCCCTATATCTGAGCTTGGTCCAGATGCACTATTTGAACCTATGACAGCTGAAGACTTCTTCAAATCTATTAGCAGTAAAAAGATCGGAATTAAAGCTCTCTTACTTGACCAG AGTTTCATTTCAGGTATTGGAAACTGGATTGCTGATGAAGTATTATACCAA GCAAGAATTCATCCACTTCAAAGTAGTGCAAGCATATCGAAAGAAAGTTGTGGTGCATTGCACCAGTCAATTAAAGAG GTTATTCGGTGTGCGGTTGAAGTTGATGCTGACTGTAGCCGGTTTCCGAATCAATGGTTGTTTCATTTTCGATGGGGCAAAAAACCTGGAAAAATAAGTG GGAAGAAAATCGAATTCATCAATGCTGGAGGCAGG ACATCAGCTTTTGTACCTGAATTACAAAAACTACCTGAAAGTCAAGCTGCTAAAGCACCAGTAAGATCTCGTAAAATCTCCAAGAAAGATAAGGAGGatgttgatgatgatgatgatgacgatgACAGTGATGGTCCTGAAGAACATGTTCAGGAGGACGACGTAAAACATGTGAAGCTGAAAGGAAAAAACACTTCGAAGCAAGGCAAAAAGCCTCCTGCAAAGGATAAGAATCCTTCAACTAAAGTAAAACCTCAGGAAAGTGAAAAGATTGTAGACCAGGTAAAGAAAACCCGAGGTGGTAAGAAACCACCTGTAAAAAGGAAGCCCAAGGAAAGTGATGATGAGCATGATGATGATCATGTTGATAGTGATGATGACAAGGAGGATCAAGAGATCATCAAGGAAAAACATAGCAAGGGGAAGAATCAAACAGGCAAAACGGGCAAGCAGCCAAAGAAGAGAGCAAGATAG